Part of the Phacochoerus africanus isolate WHEZ1 chromosome 8, ROS_Pafr_v1, whole genome shotgun sequence genome is shown below.
TTTTTAGTATCAGCGAGTCTCTGAGCCAAACAGGTGAAGAATCCTTCATTTTGGATTTGCTTCGTAACcaaggaaaccgaggcccaggaGGGATGGCCTTGGCCAAGGCTGTTTGGCAGAATAGGTTCCGGAGGGGACCCAAATTCCTGGGGTAGGGGACGGGGTAGGGAAGAAGGgtgcttcctgggggaggggggaggaggcagcTCCAGCCTGGCCAGAGGTCAAGTGAGCTATGTTCTTCATGGAGGGAagcaggcccagagagggctcCGACTCCCCCAAGGCCACCCAGCCTCGAGCAGGTCTTTTACCTCCCGTGGGATAGAAGGGCCACCCTCTGGCTGGTTGGCAGTaggcaggcaggaaggcaggtCTCAAGGAAAGGGAACGTTCTGCTCGTGGGACCTCTTCCTCCGAACTCTTAGCTCTGGGCAAGATCTGCAGAGCAGCCGCGgcgagtgggggagggggctcccgGCAGGTGGGGGATGACAGAACAAGTCCAGGGGGACTAGGAGGGGTCcctgggggcagcaggggagCCCTGGGACTCCAGGAggtgctccaggcagagggaggagcgggagcctgccctcccccctcttccctccccccacatccCCCCCCACCGCAGAGGCTGGGGCGGGCCCAGCGCCCTGGGAGGAGGCGGTGTCCCTGGCTCCGGGCCCACACCCACCGGTGCAGCGGGGCAGGGCTGGCCAGGCAGGGGCGGGGCCGCGCCTGGTGTTATAAGAGGCAGCCAGGGCACCGAGGCAATGAGCTATCGCTCAGCCTGGCAGCAGGAGGCTGGCAACAGGCACACTCTCCACTCCAGTCCAGCCTGTGCGCTCCGCCGCCACCATGGTCGCCGTGCCCACCGCCTGGTGCTCCATCGCTCTAGCCCTGCTCGTGGCCCTGCACGAAGGTGAgctcccctggcctcacttgctgcagcagctctgaggtTTATTCGTCTGCGTCCCCCTCTGGGGCTGCCATGCCCTCCAAGCCAGCTGGGAGCACACAGGGGCAGCAGTGGCTGCAGGGGGCTGTGTAATTAGAGGTGCTGCAGGCACAGGGCAGCTGCTGGTCCTTCCCACCCAGAGCTGCTGGGGTTTCCCCCGGCTGGCCTGGAGCTCCTGAGCAGCGAGGAAGCCAACTTCCTCGGTTATGCAAGAGGAGGAGCCCGGCGGGTCCCGCATCCCCGCTGTGCCGGGCGCCCTGACCCTCCTCTccacctctctccctcctgtGCATGCAGGCAAGAGCCAGGCGGCTGCCACCCCCCACCTAGAGCAGCAATTGCCCACGCCCCGTGCCCGAGGCTCCCACCTGCGACCTCGGCGTTGCTCCTGCAGCTCTTGGCTCGACAAGGAGTGCGTCTACTTTTGCCACCTGGACATCATCTGGGTGAACACGCCCGGGTGAGCTACCGGGGGGATCCAGGTGGggctgcagggggcgggggtgggggccacTGGCATGTTGGGGAACCTCTGGGACATGCCAGCCCCCCTGGGGGCATTGGGCTGTTATCAGTAGCCATCAGTTATTGCTTCGGCTTCCCATGTGGGGGCTGCCTGGGCAATACAGCGGGCTGGCCTCCTGAGAATCCTCCCCGTAGCCTGGCAAGCGAGTGGGGGCTCCATTTTCCAGACCGAGGTActcagactcagagaggttaagtgccttccccaagatcacacaggAAGGAGTGAGTGGTAGGTGGAGGCTCCATCCTAGGTCCGGGGATGCCAGCGCTCAGAGTGGCTCTGCCATGCCGCCTCTGCATGATCTTCCAAGAATAATACGATTAATGGCATGGCCCGTGTCTTGACGGTGCCAGGCCCTCCAGCAGGCACTGCTTGTGCGTTACTTTCTCGGGAGCCCCTCCAAGCTCCCCATGAGGCAAGTATTTCTGTGGTCCCCAAATGACAGATGAGAAACCTGCCCTGTGTCACCTGGCAGAGCCGGGGTGGGGGCCCCATGCTGTCTGTTCTGTCTGCACCCGCACTGCCTCCGGGCCACTGCATACTTCAAGTTGaagtttctgtgtgtgtttgtgttgtgtttttttttttttcttccccaaattgcAAAAGACAAGAGAAGCCCTGCACGTAAGCGCGTGTGGAGCTAATCCGCATCTAAACACTGGCTCAGGGCGGGAACCCTGCCAGTCCCTGCGTGCTGGGTCTACCTGGAGTCATTACAGCTCCAACCACACCGTCTAAAATTAGCTCTGGCACCCAAGGTGCTGGTCCAACCGGCCACagggcccctgccctgcccctggcccGCCTTGGCCAGACTGAATCTGAAGTCGATCTCAGCtgatctcacacacacatgcacactcatgcGTGTTTTTAAGTCAAAGCTCTAAGAAACCCTGGTCGCCCTTCCAGGCGCCTGGTGACCAGGTGGGGGCAGCTTAGCTGTGAGCCTACTCCTGTGAGATGGCAtctcccccctcctccaggatgagctcagggtcttctttggcagggggagagggggagaagcaGGTGCAGGGCACCCTGGCTCCAGCAGCCCAAGTTCTGGTCcgggttgcggggggggggggggggcgctgggagGACCTCCCACTTTTCTGCATAAGGCGGGAGCACAGCTTCCACCCCCCCTTCCCATACGGAGCAGGGCCGGGGGAGTCAGGAAGGAGCACGGGAGGGCCAGGGTCTTGTGGGGCGACCTGGCACCCCAGGAGGAGcctgtggtggggtggggtgtgcagGATGGGAGGGCTCAGGCTGGTTGCCCCTGTGGCTACTGTGGTGGCCTGGGTGTGGCCACGCCAGTGCACAGGGTGGACAGTCTCGGCTTGCGGTGGTACTGGTTTATCtaatcccctctctctccctctctctctctctctccccgcccCTCCGCCCTACACCACTACCTCGCTGGCTGCCCGCCCACAGACAGACAGCTCCTTACGGCCTGGGAAACCCGCCAAGACGCCGGCGCCGCTCCCTGCCAAGGCGCTGTGAGTGCTGCAGTGCCAAGGACCCCGCCTGTGCTACCTTCTGCCATCGAAGGCCCTGGTACGTGGGCACCCAGCCTGCACCCGCCAGGGTGACTGCTGCCTGGATCTGTCCTGGAAGGAAAGCAGGGTGTCCGGGAGGCCAGCCCAGGAGGGGAGTGACTCAGTGGGACAGGGCAGGGTCCAACCCACAGGCTGCCCTGGGTTGTCAGGCAGTGTCCCTTCCTGCAGGGACCCAGTCACCCCTGGGCTCCCCTCCTCGCTGCACCGCCCAGCTGTGGGGGGGCTTCTGAGAGAATATATGACATCCTCATTCCTGGGCAGGAGGGACTTTCCACAGGTGACAGCCGAGGCAGcgcaggcccagagaggggaccCGATGCGGCATGTCAGGCCACACGGCTGATCACGTGGAGAGCTGGGCTTTGGGTTCAGAGCCGAGGCTCAGGGGACGCCCGAGCTTTCTCGGTGGAGAAGTCACACCTGCAGTTGGGAGGCCGTAGCACCGTCCCAGAGCTGTCGTGGAGCTGCTGGGGCGTTTGTCCAGCCTCTtcactctctgggcctcagctttcccATCCGTAGAAGGCAGAGGAGACCCtgcttctccccctctcccccggGAGCAGCGTGGAAAGCAGACCCGGGCTTGGCAATCCCCAGCCCCCGTTCCCGGGACTGTTTACGGGAACCCCCTCCCTGGAGACTCtgccctgcctcagtttcccctgcgAAGAACCAGGCTCAGCTGCAGGTGGCTGGATTCGGGGGAGGCCGGCTACCCCGCCGCCTCCTTCTGAGGCTGAGAACACACTCCCGGCAGCTCAGCTTTCCTCGGGCCCCACCCCACCAGGGAAAGGAAGGATGCCAGGTGCATGAGGTGGAAATGGATCCGTTCCTGGGGGGGAGGGTTGCTGGGCCAGGCCTCCCGCCAGGTGGCCTTGGGGCCCTGGACAGCCCCTCACTGGCGCCCTACTGCTGTTCATTCAGGCCTGACGCTGTGGCACTCCCAGGCAGTGTGGCCAAGGTCCAGGCTGGCAAGACATGGGCCACGGCAGGAGAGCTCCTCCAGCGGCTGAGGTGAGGGCCACCGGCACTGATGCAGCGCCTTCTGTATGCTCTGCCCATTTCCCCTATTCTCCCTAAGAGGCAGGATTGGTGCCGATGGGGCAGCCCCGGAGAAGGGCGTTTGCCCGCGGCCACACGGCCGGCTGAGGTATCtggctgactccagagcctgtgctcttcGACGCTGTGCTCTTTGTTACCAGCCAGGCCTGGAAGTGGACTTTGAGAGCGGGTCTGAGGGGTCGTGACTGTGGAAGGCCCCCAGGTGTTCATTCAGGCTGTGTCTGAATCAGGCATGTCCCCACGGAGTGGGGGCCAAGGGACGGACTGCCCAGCCTGCTCCTTCCCAGTGTCCCAGACGGGATCGCCTTCATGGAGGCCTCATCAGGGCTCAGCTCGAGGCTTGGCCCCAGATGGTGCCCATGGACGTTTGTGCAAAACCAAACGGACTGAAGAACAGACACCCCACATCCGGCCATGTAGCAGGGTGGCTAAAGGGGCACAGCTTCTGAGCCATGCATTTTTCTGAGGTGAACCCTAGCCCTGCTGCATGCAAGCCTTGGCACCTTGGTCTTGCCACAACTTCTCTGGGCTCCCGCTTCTATTCCCGAGGCAGGGACAACAGTGGAGTCTGTCTCATAGGCATGTTGTGTGTTTGTTAGCATCCGTGAAGAGCCTCGAGCAGGACCCGGCCCCTGGGCCCTCTGGGCATCTCCACCATCCCTACCTCTGCCCCCGAGGGACCCTGGGGGCTGGCCAGGGGCGGGGTGCAGCCTGGCCCCTCCGTGGCTCCCATCTTGGGGCAGATGGAGAAACAGGAGAAAAGGCAGGATAGTGGGACAGGCAGGACCCAAGATATGTTAGGAGGAAAAAAacgcaaggggagttcccgtcgtggcgcagtggttaacgaatccgactaggaaccatgagcttgcgggttcggtccctgcccttgctcagtgggttaacgatccggcgttgccatgagctgtggtgtaagttgcagacgtggcttggatcccgcgttgctgtggctctggcgtaggccggtggctgcaactccgattctacccctagcctgggaacctccatatgccgcaggagcggcccaagaaatggcaaaaaaaaaaaaaaaaaaaaaaaaagacaaaaaaacgcaaggagttcctgttgtttagtgggttaaaaacAGGACAAAGTGTCTGTGgcgatgcaggttccatccctggcctccctccgtgagttaaggatcctgtgttgccacacgtcgcagcataagttgcagaagctgcttgcatctggcgttgctgaggctgtggcgtaggccggcagctgcagctccgatcggacccctagcctgggaactcccatgtgcctccggtgcggccctaaaaagaaaaacgatTTTGAGACAGGACTTTGCAAGAGGTTGGTCCTTCATAATCGGCAAAGAGCGTGCCTTGCCAGCCTGTACGCAGCCGCACAGCAGTTCAGGCCCGTTTTTCTTGTAAAGACCAAGAAAGGGGCTCAGAGAAGTTGTGACCTTTGCCCAAGTTCCCCTGGCTGCGAACCCAAACCAGCTtcccagctcccaggccagaaggccctgagccagggatgacGCGCGAGTCCCAGCCAGGGGTCTCGGTCAGGTTCAAAGGGCGGCTAGGAGCCACAGCCGTCTGGTTGGACCACCTGGAGCAGGACCTTGGAGAATGGGGACGTGAGGAAgcggcgtgggggtgggggcaggagcagcACAGGCAGGGGCCGGACGTGGGAAGGCAAGTCAGGGGAGCTCCGCTGGGCTGGGCTGCCTTCAGCCGTCGAGCCACTCTGGCACTTGCTGTGGATCATCTGCTTTGTCCAAGTCCTCGCAGGCAGAGAAGCTTCTAGGCCTGGTCTGGCCTGTCCTTGATATCGAGGCCTGGTTTTCAGGCTCAGCTGTGGCCACCCTCTGACTCCGCTGTCATGAATTAAGGCCTCGAGCCCCTCTTAGAGGCTCTCATGGGGAACCCTCGAGCAGTGCGTATGCCCTGAGATGCTCAGTCGACCTCTCTCCATTGCAGGGACATTGCTGCAGCCAGAATCCGCTTTGCTGGACAACGGCAGGAGGCAACGAGGGAGCCCAGGCCTACCCACTCCAGGCGGAGGAAGAGATAGCTCTGGAAGCTTGTGTGGAGACGGAAGGAGAGGGCCGTCCCAGGCCTGGGAGACCCTCCACctgtttcctgggccaggaaaccCACCTGCTGGACTTGGTACAAGCTCTGGCCTCCTCGCTCCGGGGAGTGAGCCTCCCTCATGGCAGCTCCATGCCCTCACACTGCCCAGGAAAGCCCTCAGGCCCTGGGCTGCAGAGCGGCCTCCCACGCTGGCTCCGGCTCCACGGCCCAGCTGAAAGGAACGGCGTGGGGACCCCGTGCAGAGAGGGGTAACTGTCTGTTGGCTGCAAACCAGGAGTGACACACAGTGGTTGGCGCTCACAGCTAAGCCAGCCCTGGAGGCTGGATGGGTCTGGCCAGGGCCAAAGTCCCGGCTGGCCCCTGTCTGTCCCCTTCAGCTCTCCTTGCCCAGACTCCCTGTACCCGCACACTCCGGGGACCCTCCTGGTGAGAAGGGTCTGTTCTGCTTCACCTGTCTGTACATAACTTATTTGCTCTAAACTTTGAACATTctgagtatttattttaatgtatttttttagaatCTCAGTTACCTGCGAACCTGTGTTTATAATAAACAATGAATGGTACTCTGGTATTTTGGCTGAGGCGGGGGTCTGAGCCACGGCTCAGGAAGGGGCTGCttgggcgttcctgtcatggctcagcagaaacaaacccgaccagtacacatgaggatatgggttccttccgtggcctcgctccgtgggtgaaggatctggcattgccgtgagctgtggtgtaggtcgcagacgcagctcggatccctcgtggctgtggctgtggtgtagcttggcagctgtatctccgattagacccctagcctgggaacctccatgtggcacaagcacggccctaaaaagcaagagaacaaaagaaaagaaggaaagaaagaaagaagaaaagagaaaagaaggaaggaaggagagagaagaaaagaaaaaggaaggggctTCTTGCAGTCAAGGGAACACAGGCAAGGGGAGAGGAGCAAAGAGCCTGGGCCGGGGGGCCAGAGCCCTGAGCTCCACACCCCCGCGCCCTGGCTGGGCGCCCTGGCTGCTAACCCTCTCTCTGGGCCTTTGCCTACCATGTGCCTGGACAGGCACGAGCAGCGTGACATTCGGGGTTGCAGGAACTATGTGTCTGTCCGGCCAGTAACCAATGACCAGGCTTTTCCTGAGACCATGTCTGGAAAGAGTCAAGACTTTGAGTCCCGTTGCCCTGTCCCTCCAGCGGCCACCTGTGAGGCTGGGAGCAAATCCGTTCAGTGAGAGCTGGGGTCAGACGGATCCCAAGGCCGTGTGCAGCCCCACCAGACCCCGGCCCTTGTCCCTCACCCTGGGCCATAGACAGGGCCCTGCTGGGGACATTCAGCACGTCTCTGACTGAAGAAGCCTGGGGCTCTAGGATCAGGTCGGTCCCTCTTGCCAAGACCCAAGAAGCGGCCCACCTGAGTCCCACAGGCCACCAGAGGCCAAGGCCACCCCTGCCGGCTGCTGCCTAGACCCACACGGTCCATCTCTGCCAGACCCCCTGTGAGCAAGCTGGGCCATGCTGGGGGACGGCAGTCTGGGTGGCCTGGGTGGCCAGCAGTTGGGGAtacagtgttgtctctgcagcggctctGGTGGCCACtctggcgcaggttcaatccccagcctggggacttccacatgtcacaggcataaccaaaaacaacaacaataataataatattttccacACTATTCTAATCCTGCCTTGTCCGTGAACCCAGCCCCGACCTCCTCGTGGGGGAATAACACGTGGACACACATTGAAGCCTACTGGATACTGGTACTTTACCCATATTAACTCACTTCATCCCCATGACAATCCTAAGACATAAATacttttattatccccattttacaggtgaggaaatgaaTGCACAGAGAAGGCAATTgtcttgcctaaggtcacacagccagtaggtGGCGGCATCGGTGTTTGAACCCAGGGTCACAGGCATGTGTGGATTTGATAGGTATTTGTTGGTGGAATTCATGGACCACCGCTGTAGCATGACACTGGACTAGCCTCTGCTGTTTCAGAGCCTCCGTTTTTCAATCTGTAAGATGGAAAAACAGCAGTTCCCACCTTGTGGAGCTGGTGCAAACACTAAGCGCGTAAGTCTCGGTGCCGGGCTCGGCCCTGGGCTGACAAGAGGCAGAGGCCGATTGTCAGGCGGGCGGTGGTGACAATGTCACAAGCGGGACAGTTCCCGAGAGGCAGGAcctgagggaagggaggggtgggggcccgCTGGGCTGGACAGGAGCCGTCAGAGAAAGACTTGGGACTAAGCCGCTCCCCCCACAGCCTCAACGAAGAGTAGGGCTCAAATGGCCAGAAAATGAAGAGGGAGTCGCtggcagaggaaggggagaggttTAACAGCGGGGGTGACAAAGGCCTTTTCCACGGAGGACCCCTTGTGGCCAGAGCGCCATGGGCCAGAGTGGCAGGAGGTGAAGCCAGAAGGCCCAGGAGGGCAGATTAAGGAGCCCGGATGCTGCTTCTTGGGCCACTGGCACTTGTGAGAGGTCTGTGAGCCGCGGGGACCTGGTCAGAGCTGGGCTCTGGAAGTGTGCCACCGGAGGCCCCCACAGGGCAAGAGTGAACGAGGGGACAGGAGGCAGGGAAGCGCTTCACCCCGCCCCGAGGGGTCCATCCTGCATGGGGAGGGTTGGTGTGACGGAGCTGGCCCGGTCACGGGCTCCCTCCTGCATCCCGGGCAGCAGAGCATCCTCTTCAAAACGCCCTGCCCGCCCCCCGAGATCCCCAGGCCACAGCCCGGCCGGGCAGCAGCGAGGGGCCCCCAGGAGGGCGGGGCGGAGGAGGCCAGGCCCAGGAATGCAAGCTGAGGGCGCGGCGGAGGCCCAGGGAGTGAGGCCTTGGCGCCCTGGCccgaggtcagaggtcagagacGCAAATGATTCAGTGGCGGAGATGAttaaagggaggagaggaggcccAGGAGGCGGGTAGAAGCCAGGAGATACCACCGTGCCCTGGACCCTTATTCCCAGGAAATGGGGGGAGGCACTTTAGGgggccctccccagccctccttcTGTCGCCCCTCTCTCCCAAGATGAAGAGGTTGCAGAGTCAGGGGTCGCGTGCGCCCAAGGGCCGAGCCGGCTTCCAGACCACACTCCAGGCAGCGGGGGCCCCAGagtgtggggggaggtgggatCGAGTTTGGAAGGAGCGGAGGAAAATTTGAGAAGAGCCGCTGCCAAGTCAAACTCAGCCCTGGGAAGAAAGGTGTCGACACCTCGGAAGAGTTTGTCTGGATTTCGAGGGACAAAATCCCCTCCTTTTCCTGCTGTTGTCGTAATTTCTTAACAGATTTTGTCAAGATGTTCGGAGTCAAACTTCAGATCCTTTGGACGGGAGCGCCAGGCAGAGAGAGGCCAGAAGGGGGCACGGGACGACCCACGCTGACTCGGGGCTCCGTCTCGGTCACGTGCACAGATGCGAGCGGAGGCTGAGGGGGGTTCGGTCCCGGGTCCGGGGCTGTGCGGCCTCCTCCACGTCCAGGACACAGACCCGGCCCTGCCCCGCCCAGGCTGGCCGCGTCCCTCCACCCGTCACGCAGCAGGGAAGGCCGAGGGAATTAGTTTCATTCTCACTCTCTCGGAATCTCCGGGTTTTCGGTTAAGAGAAGTCACTTGCCTATCAGGGCATAAATTGCTGGAGGGCGGCCAGCCACGCACCCAGCAAACAGGAACAGTCACCTTCCAGAGACTCGCGCGAGCAATACAgagccctgcctcccaggccgAGAGCAGAAGCCCTCAAGAAAGCCGGGTCAGACCCCGAGAGCAGCCTGGCCTgtgccggggggagggggagggagggagggaccagaGTTTGGGGTGAGATGGTGCAAACTGTGACGCTAAGAACAACAAGCAAGGAGCACAGGGGCCTGGATCCAGCCTTTGGTGACGGAACGATGGACgataaaatgaggaaaacaatGTAGGCGtaggtatgactgggttactttgctgtagagcagaaattgtcacaacattgtaaatcgacgataatttaaa
Proteins encoded:
- the EDN2 gene encoding endothelin-2 isoform X2, whose amino-acid sequence is MVAVPTAWCSIALALLVALHEGKSQAAATPHLEQQLPTPRARGSHLRPRRCSCSSWLDKECVYFCHLDIIWVNTPGQTAPYGLGNPPRRRRRSLPRRCECCSAKDPACATFCHRRPWDIAAARIRFAGQRQEATREPRPTHSRRRKR
- the EDN2 gene encoding endothelin-2 isoform X1, which codes for MVAVPTAWCSIALALLVALHEGKSQAAATPHLEQQLPTPRARGSHLRPRRCSCSSWLDKECVYFCHLDIIWVNTPGQTAPYGLGNPPRRRRRSLPRRCECCSAKDPACATFCHRRPWPDAVALPGSVAKVQAGKTWATAGELLQRLRDIAAARIRFAGQRQEATREPRPTHSRRRKR